In a genomic window of Nitrospira sp. ND1:
- the pyk gene encoding pyruvate kinase, translating into MQKTRIICTIGPATESYEMLHKLYEAGMSIARLNMSHGDHESHAKVIQHIKSLNRKVKFPIPILLDTQGPEIRTGDLSNELDLRQGDIVSVTTRGPMNVEESSIHINYADLLEAVNVGDRITVDNGLINFEVLEKHERHMRCRVLDGGLLKSKRHVNLPGVRVNLPSITQKDIKDILFGLERDVDFIALSFVREAGDIQQLKDLMGDKVGKVKIVAKIEDQEGVRNLEAIIKESDGIMVARGDLGVEINLEDLPNVQRTIVRLCAEYGKRVIVATHLLESMIHNPHPTRAEVTDVANAIYEEADAVMLSGETTVGKYPVKCVEFLRRIALKSETIPGLQFAKHLRNAENKQQLAAAAVQLAEGVKAKGIVVITRRGLMADLVANCRPFATTIYAFTNMSQPRRTMMLNRGVLPFKIDFSSDPEKTLQTAFRILKDREDFKVGDKVVIISDVLAQQRVDSIQIRDVPSDDILPDLSAVSH; encoded by the coding sequence ATGCAAAAGACTCGCATCATCTGCACGATCGGTCCCGCCACAGAATCCTACGAAATGCTGCACAAGCTCTACGAGGCCGGGATGAGTATCGCCCGTCTCAACATGTCCCACGGCGACCACGAGTCTCACGCCAAGGTCATCCAGCACATCAAGTCGCTCAACCGGAAGGTGAAATTTCCTATTCCCATTCTCCTGGACACGCAAGGTCCGGAGATCCGCACCGGCGATCTTTCCAACGAGCTCGACCTGCGGCAAGGCGACATTGTCTCCGTCACCACACGCGGTCCGATGAACGTCGAGGAAAGCTCCATCCACATCAACTATGCGGACCTGCTTGAGGCGGTCAACGTGGGGGACCGGATCACCGTGGACAACGGGCTGATCAATTTTGAGGTGCTGGAGAAGCACGAACGCCACATGCGGTGCCGTGTCTTAGACGGCGGGCTTCTGAAGAGCAAACGCCACGTGAATCTCCCCGGCGTCCGTGTCAATCTCCCGTCGATTACGCAAAAAGATATCAAGGATATTCTTTTTGGTCTGGAGCGGGATGTGGACTTCATCGCCCTGTCGTTTGTGCGCGAGGCCGGAGATATTCAGCAGCTGAAGGATTTGATGGGCGACAAGGTCGGGAAGGTAAAGATCGTCGCGAAGATCGAGGACCAGGAAGGAGTCCGGAACCTTGAAGCGATCATCAAGGAATCGGACGGCATTATGGTCGCGCGCGGAGATCTCGGGGTGGAGATCAACCTGGAAGACCTGCCGAATGTCCAGCGCACGATCGTGCGGCTATGCGCCGAGTACGGCAAACGCGTGATCGTGGCGACGCATCTCCTCGAATCCATGATCCACAACCCGCATCCGACCCGGGCCGAGGTCACCGACGTCGCCAACGCCATCTACGAAGAAGCCGATGCCGTCATGCTGTCCGGCGAAACCACCGTTGGGAAGTATCCGGTGAAGTGCGTCGAGTTCCTCCGCAGGATTGCGCTGAAATCCGAAACGATACCCGGATTGCAGTTTGCGAAACATTTGCGTAACGCGGAGAACAAGCAACAACTGGCGGCGGCGGCCGTGCAGCTGGCCGAGGGGGTCAAGGCCAAAGGCATCGTCGTGATCACCAGACGAGGGCTCATGGCCGATCTCGTCGCAAACTGCCGCCCGTTCGCCACCACTATCTACGCCTTTACCAACATGAGCCAACCGCGACGGACCATGATGCTCAATCGCGGCGTGCTCCCCTTCAAGATCGATTTCAGTTCGGACCCCGAAAAAACATTACAAACGGCGTTCCGGATTCTAAAAGACCGCGAGGATTTCAAGGTTGGGGACAAGGTCGTCATCATCTCGGACGTCCTTGCTCAGCAACGGGTCGACTCGATTCAGATTCGCGACGTCCCCTCTGACGACATTCTGCCCGACCTATCCGCGGTGAGTCATTGA
- a CDS encoding HEAT repeat domain-containing protein — MPITMQQVLAEIDKDEPSYEALALLGPEALPHLQLIAEADDPLKSSKAVYAASLIGGAGAVEVLRKAADHHDPQVRIAVAQGLQNLAAVAPTDLVMKSLNDHDSGVRKLALMTAGKLNRADFKQRITAIAQGDPEEHLRKAASVAAKKLEVR; from the coding sequence ATGCCAATCACAATGCAGCAGGTATTAGCTGAAATCGACAAAGACGAGCCCAGTTACGAAGCGCTGGCTCTGCTGGGGCCGGAGGCGTTGCCGCACCTACAATTGATTGCCGAGGCCGACGATCCGCTGAAATCGTCCAAGGCCGTCTATGCCGCGAGCTTGATCGGCGGAGCAGGCGCGGTTGAGGTATTAAGGAAGGCCGCCGATCACCATGATCCGCAGGTTCGTATTGCGGTCGCCCAAGGGCTGCAGAATCTGGCCGCGGTTGCTCCCACCGACTTGGTCATGAAATCGCTCAATGACCACGATTCGGGTGTCCGGAAGCTGGCGCTGATGACGGCAGGGAAGTTAAATCGGGCTGATTTCAAGCAGCGGATTACGGCCATCGCGCAGGGCGATCCTGAAGAGCATCTGCGAAAGGCTGCGTCAGTGGCGGCAAAGAAGTTGGAGGTTCGGTAG
- a CDS encoding radical SAM protein: MRSLTLLDESGAMPPLQALSEQDATRPVVLIGFQKQGNLGIGYLAATLMRRGHRVKVLDFEDAAEQILATIKAEVPVVVGFSLIFQFYLPRFRVLMQYLRNHGVRCHFTIGGHFPSLSHERTLELIPEVDSVVRFEGEVTLLELVESLIHDQDWRRIDGLAYRRDGRFVSNPLRHLLDDLDVLPFPYRQYEPTAILGQRTMPILASRGCSRTCSFCSIHMFYRAAPGRVVRIRKVTEVVREMKDLYQNRGITLFLFQDDDFPLFGPSWRRWALSLVDELYRQDLVGKVIWKISCRADAVEPELFATLRDAGLYLVYMGLESGSDDGLDVLHKEITVAENLRAVETLKSLGLMWEFGFMLFDPSSTFESIETNVGFLRRIVDDGSVAAVFCKMLPYDGTPIKETLMAQGRFNGDVCNPDYDFLDPRIARCYEAIGRTVGEWVRGSDCVAAMINHAWHEVFVMERLFEPGADLVAYKTALSAVTKFSNNILFSVVEEICDGFREGGGECQQYSGLGQIREQILATLVQQRNRYVYENQSWLLKGISKQTLVTA; encoded by the coding sequence ATGAGATCACTCACTCTGCTGGACGAGAGCGGGGCCATGCCCCCTCTGCAGGCCTTGAGCGAACAGGACGCGACCAGACCCGTGGTCTTGATCGGATTTCAGAAGCAGGGCAACCTTGGAATCGGGTATCTGGCCGCAACGCTGATGCGACGAGGGCATCGTGTGAAGGTTCTCGATTTCGAAGATGCGGCGGAGCAGATCTTGGCGACGATTAAAGCTGAAGTCCCGGTGGTGGTCGGGTTTTCGCTCATCTTTCAATTTTATCTGCCTCGCTTCCGTGTGTTGATGCAATACCTGCGGAACCATGGCGTCCGGTGTCATTTCACAATCGGCGGGCACTTTCCAAGTCTGAGTCACGAGCGAACGCTTGAGTTGATTCCAGAGGTGGACAGCGTGGTTCGATTCGAAGGGGAGGTGACCCTGCTCGAGCTCGTGGAATCGCTCATTCATGACCAGGATTGGCGCAGGATCGATGGCCTCGCGTATCGTCGGGACGGGCGATTCGTGTCAAATCCTCTTCGGCATCTCCTGGACGACCTCGATGTGTTGCCCTTTCCCTACCGGCAGTATGAGCCGACGGCGATCCTCGGTCAGCGAACAATGCCCATCCTGGCGTCACGCGGCTGTTCCCGGACCTGTTCCTTTTGTTCCATTCATATGTTTTATCGGGCCGCTCCGGGACGGGTCGTCAGGATTCGGAAAGTAACCGAAGTGGTCCGCGAAATGAAGGATCTTTATCAGAACCGGGGGATTACCCTGTTCCTGTTCCAAGATGATGATTTCCCCCTCTTCGGCCCGTCGTGGCGTCGGTGGGCGCTCAGTCTGGTCGATGAACTGTATCGCCAGGACCTGGTCGGGAAAGTCATCTGGAAAATCAGTTGTCGGGCCGATGCGGTTGAGCCGGAGTTGTTTGCGACCTTGCGGGATGCCGGGTTGTACCTGGTGTACATGGGGCTGGAGTCGGGATCGGACGATGGACTCGATGTGCTTCACAAGGAAATTACCGTGGCGGAAAATCTGCGAGCCGTTGAGACGCTGAAGTCGCTGGGCCTCATGTGGGAATTCGGCTTCATGCTGTTTGATCCATCCAGCACGTTCGAATCGATTGAAACGAATGTGGGGTTTTTGCGCCGGATTGTCGACGATGGGAGTGTCGCGGCGGTGTTCTGCAAAATGTTGCCCTATGACGGCACGCCTATCAAGGAGACGCTGATGGCCCAGGGACGGTTCAACGGCGACGTGTGTAACCCGGACTACGATTTTCTCGATCCCCGGATTGCGCGTTGCTACGAGGCAATAGGACGAACAGTCGGCGAATGGGTCAGGGGATCGGATTGTGTGGCCGCGATGATCAATCATGCGTGGCATGAGGTCTTTGTAATGGAGCGGCTTTTCGAGCCCGGTGCAGACCTTGTCGCATACAAAACTGCACTGAGTGCCGTGACCAAATTCAGCAACAACATATTGTTCTCAGTGGTAGAAGAAATTTGCGACGGTTTTCGGGAGGGCGGGGGTGAGTGTCAACAGTACTCAGGCCTGGGACAGATCCGGGAGCAGATTCTGGCCACCTTGGTACAGCAGCGAAACCGGTATGTTTATGAGAACCAGTCCTGGTTGTTGAAAGGGATCTCGAAGCAAACGCTTGTGACTGCCTAA
- a CDS encoding dihydrofolate reductase family protein — MTTQYYTASSLDGFIATLDDSLDWLFPLGDINETGYPSFIKEVGALAMGSATYEWMLRHVIRPDGREPVAWPYAQPTWVFSRRRLPPVEGTDIRFVSGDVRPVHADMKKAARGRNVWLVGGGELVGQFYDAGLLDELIVQVGSVTLGSGKPLLPRRTTSPSLILESVRAIGPGFAELRYRVPRG; from the coding sequence ATGACCACCCAGTACTACACTGCCTCAAGCCTCGATGGATTCATCGCGACGCTCGACGATTCTCTCGACTGGCTCTTTCCCCTTGGTGATATCAACGAGACGGGGTATCCGTCCTTCATCAAGGAGGTCGGCGCCTTGGCGATGGGGTCTGCCACCTATGAGTGGATGCTGCGCCACGTCATCCGTCCGGACGGGCGCGAACCGGTCGCCTGGCCCTATGCTCAACCCACCTGGGTGTTCTCAAGGCGTCGCCTTCCCCCCGTGGAAGGTACAGACATCCGATTTGTAAGCGGGGACGTTCGCCCGGTTCATGCTGACATGAAGAAAGCGGCGCGTGGCCGGAACGTGTGGCTGGTCGGGGGAGGCGAACTTGTTGGACAGTTCTATGACGCCGGACTCCTCGACGAACTGATCGTGCAGGTTGGTTCGGTCACCCTCGGATCAGGCAAGCCGCTCCTGCCTCGCCGGACCACGTCGCCTTCCCTCATCCTTGAGTCGGTTCGCGCGATCGGGCCCGGCTTCGCTGAGTTGCGATACCGTGTTCCGCGTGGGTAG
- a CDS encoding DUF1353 domain-containing protein, giving the protein MPDIVHAQFTHTNAYLTQLIEQFTRIDQQIENGDTITINMCDGDRSMSLTVSRDKVVERATSPQRPATGKAPALADNDSLVAALTKSFSFDIGEGNRKISAREIQSHISNTTAAKPAVGSGANLRRVLELPEPAVTYNNAEWVLLDDCRCAALDGFIVTAKRGFKTDLASIPRLLWGFIASFELSLVAPIVHDLIYGSAGTVALPDGEVTPADKRFDRKEADDLFLELMTRSKVAYWKRNVAYLAVRAFGGSSWRQG; this is encoded by the coding sequence ATGCCGGACATCGTCCACGCGCAATTTACGCACACGAATGCGTACCTCACGCAACTCATCGAGCAATTTACCCGGATCGACCAGCAAATCGAGAATGGGGACACGATCACCATCAACATGTGCGACGGCGACCGATCGATGTCCCTCACGGTCAGTCGTGACAAGGTCGTTGAGCGTGCTACTTCACCGCAGCGGCCCGCGACGGGCAAGGCTCCGGCGTTGGCCGACAACGACAGTCTCGTGGCGGCTCTCACCAAATCGTTCAGCTTCGACATCGGCGAAGGAAATCGGAAGATTTCCGCCCGCGAGATTCAGTCACATATTTCGAACACGACAGCGGCGAAACCAGCCGTCGGCTCCGGGGCGAATCTGCGCCGGGTGCTGGAGTTGCCCGAACCGGCTGTGACGTACAACAACGCCGAATGGGTCTTGCTCGACGATTGTCGGTGTGCGGCATTGGATGGGTTCATTGTGACGGCCAAGCGCGGCTTCAAGACCGACTTGGCAAGTATTCCACGTTTGTTATGGGGCTTCATCGCGTCATTTGAACTCTCGCTGGTTGCGCCTATCGTGCACGATTTGATTTATGGCTCTGCCGGAACCGTGGCATTGCCTGATGGCGAAGTCACGCCCGCCGACAAGCGCTTTGATCGGAAGGAGGCCGATGACCTCTTTCTGGAATTGATGACGCGAAGCAAGGTCGCCTATTGGAAGCGCAACGTGGCCTATCTGGCAGTCCGCGCGTTCGGCGGGTCATCCTGGCGACAAGGGTGA
- a CDS encoding DUF3365 domain-containing protein yields the protein MKGAGFFTGLVVGIVATVLLSQWTMSAASKEAGMAPCLPAEMVADYVHSVIQADREFYTTDIVERMQLRGIVFAAENWRETSRLPLPAQFLLESGRLVAQQRNGIRFRLISNWAINKTNRPATDFERAGLTAILIDPDRPHTGVTTEGGRPVFQALYPDKALSQTCVSCHNAHPNSPKKDFKPHDVMGGILLTLPLPH from the coding sequence ATGAAGGGTGCAGGATTTTTCACCGGCCTCGTAGTCGGCATCGTGGCCACCGTTCTGTTGAGTCAGTGGACGATGAGTGCCGCGAGCAAGGAGGCGGGGATGGCCCCCTGTTTGCCGGCCGAGATGGTCGCGGATTATGTGCATAGCGTGATCCAGGCCGATCGGGAGTTCTACACCACCGACATCGTGGAGCGGATGCAGTTGCGGGGAATCGTCTTTGCCGCAGAAAACTGGAGAGAGACCTCCAGGCTTCCCCTTCCTGCTCAGTTCTTGCTCGAATCGGGTCGGCTCGTTGCGCAGCAACGCAATGGAATTCGATTCCGGCTCATCAGCAATTGGGCGATCAATAAGACGAATCGTCCGGCCACCGACTTCGAGCGGGCCGGTCTGACCGCGATCCTGATCGATCCCGATCGTCCCCACACCGGTGTGACGACCGAGGGAGGCAGACCCGTCTTCCAGGCTCTCTACCCGGACAAGGCCCTGTCCCAGACCTGTGTGAGTTGCCACAACGCGCATCCGAACAGTCCAAAGAAAGATTTCAAGCCGCATGACGTGATGGGGGGAATCCTGCTGACCCTTCCGCTTCCCCACTAG
- a CDS encoding thiol-disulfide oxidoreductase DCC family protein: MTGKFDPESHEWARHEHVVVFDGVCNWCNAWVNFLIDHDPQETFKFGTLQSDRGQQILHTLQLSTEDFSTFLLLEQARVYTKSTAALRIVRHLPGFWPLFYLGILIPSPLRDALYDYVARHRYRWMGKTDACRVPSPNQRRRFV, translated from the coding sequence ATGACAGGAAAATTTGATCCGGAATCCCATGAGTGGGCCAGGCACGAGCACGTCGTTGTATTCGATGGTGTGTGCAATTGGTGCAATGCCTGGGTGAACTTTTTGATCGATCACGATCCTCAGGAGACCTTCAAGTTCGGCACCCTACAGTCCGACCGGGGACAACAGATTTTGCATACACTGCAGCTTTCGACCGAAGACTTTTCGACCTTCCTCCTGCTGGAGCAGGCCCGCGTCTACACCAAATCCACGGCCGCGCTGAGAATTGTGCGGCACCTCCCCGGCTTCTGGCCCCTATTCTATCTCGGCATCCTGATCCCAAGCCCCCTGCGTGATGCGCTGTACGATTATGTTGCGCGTCATCGGTACCGGTGGATGGGCAAAACCGATGCATGCCGGGTCCCCTCCCCGAACCAGCGTAGACGGTTCGTGTAG
- a CDS encoding rhodanese-like domain-containing protein — protein sequence MNRLFTASIFVAIAMALSVPSPAVAQNFPLSVTQKIQAAQKQVKTIGLEEYRKVVESPGEALIIDVREPQEFAAGHVPGAVNIPRGLVEFQIWKQVGFPAKPDTNRPVYLQCQNGNRASLAAQSLAELGFTNTTAVVMSFDEWQQAGHPLVK from the coding sequence ATGAACCGCTTGTTCACGGCATCCATATTCGTCGCCATCGCTATGGCGTTGTCTGTTCCATCACCGGCGGTCGCACAAAACTTTCCTCTGTCTGTCACACAAAAAATTCAAGCGGCGCAGAAGCAGGTCAAAACGATCGGCCTGGAGGAGTATCGAAAAGTCGTGGAGAGTCCGGGCGAGGCGTTAATTATAGATGTGCGCGAGCCGCAGGAGTTCGCGGCCGGACATGTGCCGGGTGCGGTCAACATTCCCCGCGGGCTTGTCGAATTTCAGATCTGGAAACAGGTCGGGTTTCCAGCCAAGCCGGACACGAACAGACCTGTCTACCTGCAATGCCAAAACGGCAACCGCGCGTCTCTCGCGGCCCAGTCACTTGCGGAGTTGGGGTTCACCAATACCACCGCCGTCGTGATGAGCTTCGATGAGTGGCAACAGGCCGGCCATCCCCTGGTGAAGTAA
- a CDS encoding response regulator: MRRVVFVDDAPEILNHLQRTLAPMQAEWAMEFHPSATAALTAIRETPCDVVVSDMTMPGMDGAQFLGEVRKVCPQAIRIVLSGDQSPANYLRSASVAHRFLQKPFDVATLKATIEKAEALRDVLVNPALRSLANEINTLPSLPSIYQELMKEMQAPQASLKKASRIVAKDLGMVTKILQLVNSAFFGLRTHVSDPEQAVALLGFDTIKSLVLSSQVFAQFDQAQLPSFSLDELWRHAMLAGTCARRIAKETGASQAVMDEAFTAALLHDVGVLVLVANKPDDYARVLELMQSKQMPDWEAEREVFGADHAHVGAYLLGIWGLGDGIVEAVAYHHHPDDYKGSGFCAVTAVHVANAMAEAQARPRENPTEVPGLDQHYLAREQLMPQLPRWRELCIAA, encoded by the coding sequence GTGCGACGTGTGGTCTTTGTGGACGATGCGCCCGAGATTTTGAATCATCTACAACGGACACTGGCTCCGATGCAGGCCGAATGGGCGATGGAATTCCATCCTTCCGCCACGGCCGCATTGACCGCCATCCGTGAGACCCCCTGCGACGTAGTGGTATCGGACATGACGATGCCGGGGATGGACGGCGCTCAATTCCTCGGCGAGGTGCGCAAAGTCTGTCCACAGGCGATCCGCATCGTGTTGTCCGGAGACCAGAGCCCTGCCAATTATCTGCGGTCCGCGTCGGTCGCACATCGATTTCTTCAGAAACCGTTCGATGTCGCCACGCTGAAAGCGACCATTGAGAAGGCGGAGGCATTACGGGACGTGCTGGTCAATCCCGCGCTTCGCAGCCTGGCGAACGAGATCAACACGCTGCCGAGTCTCCCATCGATCTATCAGGAGTTGATGAAGGAGATGCAGGCTCCGCAGGCCTCGCTGAAGAAGGCGTCCCGCATTGTGGCCAAAGATCTCGGCATGGTCACGAAGATCCTGCAGCTGGTGAATTCCGCTTTCTTCGGCCTTCGCACCCATGTGTCCGATCCGGAGCAGGCGGTGGCGCTGCTCGGATTCGATACGATCAAGTCGCTGGTGCTCTCCAGTCAGGTCTTCGCGCAGTTCGACCAGGCGCAACTCCCGTCGTTTTCGTTGGATGAGTTGTGGCGGCATGCGATGCTCGCCGGCACCTGCGCGCGACGAATTGCGAAGGAGACCGGTGCGAGTCAAGCCGTGATGGATGAAGCCTTTACGGCTGCCTTGCTCCACGACGTCGGGGTGTTGGTATTGGTGGCCAACAAACCCGATGACTACGCGCGAGTCCTGGAGCTGATGCAGTCAAAACAGATGCCTGATTGGGAAGCCGAGCGGGAGGTGTTCGGGGCCGATCATGCCCATGTCGGGGCCTATCTGCTCGGAATCTGGGGACTCGGCGACGGCATTGTGGAAGCGGTGGCCTATCACCACCATCCTGACGACTACAAGGGATCCGGATTCTGTGCCGTGACCGCCGTTCATGTGGCGAATGCCATGGCTGAGGCCCAGGCCCGTCCCCGTGAGAACCCGACCGAAGTCCCCGGTCTGGATCAGCACTATCTGGCGCGTGAACAGTTGATGCCCCAGCTTCCACGATGGCGCGAACTCTGTATCGCGGCCTGA
- the gspG gene encoding type II secretion system major pseudopilin GspG produces the protein MGWRHDLNSSGSRRTGTVTDFCGIQLKRLSSCGGFSFIEVMIVVVILAILATLLIPRVMGRTEDAKRAAAKAQISNIDSALQLYKLDNGNIPTTEQGLKALVERPASGPAAPNWKAGGYLPKVPVDPWGGPYKYTTPSTQGGEFEIVSFGADGVPGGEGKNADIVSWDLDRN, from the coding sequence ATGGGATGGCGTCACGATCTGAATAGTTCAGGCTCTCGTCGCACGGGGACGGTGACCGATTTTTGCGGCATTCAGCTCAAGAGACTGAGCTCCTGCGGAGGATTTTCGTTCATCGAGGTCATGATCGTCGTGGTGATCCTCGCGATCCTGGCGACGCTGTTGATTCCTCGCGTGATGGGGCGAACGGAAGATGCGAAGCGGGCCGCAGCCAAGGCCCAAATTTCGAATATTGACAGTGCCCTTCAACTCTACAAGCTCGACAACGGCAATATTCCTACAACCGAGCAGGGCTTGAAGGCCCTGGTCGAACGACCTGCGTCAGGTCCTGCTGCCCCCAACTGGAAGGCCGGCGGGTATCTTCCCAAAGTGCCGGTCGATCCCTGGGGCGGTCCCTATAAATATACGACTCCGTCCACGCAGGGTGGCGAGTTCGAAATCGTTTCCTTCGGGGCCGACGGGGTCCCGGGAGGCGAAGGGAAAAACGCCGACATCGTAAGTTGGGATCTCGATCGCAACTGA
- a CDS encoding glutamate-5-semialdehyde dehydrogenase: MEQDLTESPVPELDAPVEILTPEEYVATLVKRAKGAAGRLSSLPTAVKNQALEAMADGLEEHETELLAENEKDLEQFEATPERKALGDRLRLTAERIREMAAGIRDIARLPDPLGDTPKMWTRPNGMQVGRMRVPIGVIGIIYEARPNVTADSAALCLKSGNVCILRGGSEALHSNVAIAKVLSESAEKAGVPAGAITFVDRAEREVVQLLLKQDRYIDLIIPRGGESLMKTIAEHATIPVLKHDKGVCHTYVDVDADPQAAERICLNAKVQRPSTCNAMETLLVHHSIARTWLPLLVEKLKAAKVDVRGCAKTCQLCPEVTPAAEDDFGREFLDLILAIKVVKNMEEALEHIATYGSQHTEAIVTKDYARAMRFLREVDAGAVLVNASTRLNDGYQFGLGAEIGISTSRLHARGPMGLEELTCSKFVVLGSGQIRE; the protein is encoded by the coding sequence ATGGAACAAGATCTTACCGAATCCCCGGTTCCGGAGCTGGATGCTCCCGTTGAAATACTCACTCCGGAAGAATATGTCGCGACTCTGGTCAAAAGGGCCAAGGGGGCGGCCGGCCGGCTCTCCAGCCTTCCGACGGCGGTCAAGAATCAGGCCTTGGAAGCCATGGCCGACGGGCTTGAAGAACATGAGACGGAGCTGTTGGCCGAGAACGAAAAGGATCTCGAGCAATTCGAGGCCACGCCGGAGCGAAAAGCCTTGGGGGATCGTTTGCGGCTGACGGCGGAGCGTATCCGGGAGATGGCGGCAGGGATTCGTGACATTGCGCGATTGCCGGACCCGCTCGGCGATACGCCGAAGATGTGGACGCGGCCGAACGGGATGCAAGTGGGCCGCATGCGTGTGCCGATCGGGGTCATCGGGATCATTTATGAAGCGCGTCCGAATGTGACCGCGGATTCGGCCGCCCTGTGTCTCAAGTCCGGAAACGTTTGTATTTTGCGAGGCGGATCCGAAGCCTTGCATTCGAACGTGGCCATTGCCAAGGTGTTGAGCGAATCGGCGGAGAAGGCCGGCGTGCCGGCGGGCGCGATTACATTCGTCGATCGTGCGGAGCGTGAGGTCGTCCAGCTGTTGCTCAAACAGGACCGGTATATCGATCTCATCATTCCGAGAGGCGGGGAATCGCTGATGAAGACGATCGCCGAACATGCGACGATCCCGGTGCTCAAACACGACAAGGGAGTCTGCCACACCTATGTCGATGTGGATGCCGATCCCCAGGCGGCCGAGCGGATCTGTCTGAACGCGAAAGTGCAGCGCCCGTCGACCTGCAATGCCATGGAGACCCTGTTGGTCCACCACAGTATCGCGCGCACCTGGCTGCCGCTCCTGGTGGAGAAACTCAAAGCGGCGAAGGTGGACGTTCGTGGTTGCGCGAAGACCTGTCAGCTCTGTCCTGAGGTGACGCCGGCCGCTGAGGATGATTTCGGCCGTGAATTTCTGGATCTGATCCTCGCGATCAAAGTGGTCAAGAACATGGAAGAAGCCTTGGAGCACATCGCCACCTACGGATCCCAACATACGGAGGCGATTGTGACCAAGGACTATGCGCGCGCAATGCGGTTTCTGCGCGAGGTCGATGCCGGCGCGGTGCTCGTGAATGCCTCGACCAGGCTCAACGACGGCTACCAGTTCGGCCTGGGGGCGGAAATCGGCATCAGCACATCGCGGCTCCACGCTCGAGGGCCGATGGGGCTTGAAGAATTGACCTGTTCAAAATTTGTGGTGCTCGGGAGCGGTCAAATCCGCGAGTAA
- a CDS encoding type II secretion system protein: protein MRGHLRNTDGITYLALMFSIVLIGISVSAAARQWTVMVQREKEADLMAKGIEIQNAIALYSNTMKIGRILPSEIYPQSLAELTRTPKPYLRRVYQDPMSGGDWEYMRAPTGGIMGVRSKSKAKPIKERDFPLAVRHFEGRKTYHDWMFQHPNPSSMSMLMPPMMGLAPGTMPMQPGPQGSAPGAPPTPGPARNP from the coding sequence GTGCGTGGCCATCTCAGAAATACTGACGGGATTACCTATCTCGCCTTGATGTTTTCGATCGTGTTGATCGGGATTTCCGTGTCCGCCGCTGCCCGCCAATGGACCGTCATGGTTCAGCGCGAGAAAGAAGCCGATCTTATGGCCAAGGGCATCGAAATTCAAAATGCCATTGCCCTTTACTCAAATACGATGAAGATCGGGCGTATCCTGCCCTCCGAAATCTATCCTCAGTCCCTGGCGGAGTTGACGCGAACGCCCAAGCCGTATCTGCGGAGGGTCTATCAAGATCCGATGAGCGGCGGTGATTGGGAGTATATGCGCGCGCCGACCGGCGGCATCATGGGCGTCCGGAGCAAGAGCAAAGCGAAACCGATCAAGGAGCGCGATTTCCCCCTCGCGGTCCGTCACTTCGAAGGCCGGAAAACGTATCACGACTGGATGTTTCAACATCCCAATCCCTCATCGATGTCCATGTTGATGCCGCCCATGATGGGCCTGGCTCCCGGCACAATGCCCATGCAACCAGGGCCGCAGGGGTCTGCTCCGGGTGCTCCGCCGACACCGGGTCCTGCTCGCAACCCTTGA
- the pilO gene encoding type 4a pilus biogenesis protein PilO, whose amino-acid sequence MMFPGLDRLQLTWRKPYAPILPWVAFVAGLCVLSYGIHALVLGAAEQEQVRLEADWLKARQQLNRHKEAKKAKADLQRVWAVLPLFRDFAPLALGVTEEAKRDQVTLPALSYKTEKTAVPDATKAVLQGTVTGRYEDLRRFLHNLESAEELLFIEDLNLIRSGNVQDQQLTFNIRISTYLRGEHLQSPTP is encoded by the coding sequence ATGATGTTTCCAGGACTCGATCGTCTTCAACTGACCTGGCGGAAACCCTATGCACCCATTCTTCCCTGGGTCGCGTTTGTGGCGGGGCTGTGTGTGCTGAGTTACGGCATTCATGCCCTGGTCTTGGGGGCGGCAGAGCAGGAGCAGGTGCGGCTTGAGGCCGACTGGCTCAAAGCCCGCCAACAGTTGAATCGGCACAAGGAGGCCAAGAAGGCGAAGGCGGATCTGCAGCGGGTGTGGGCCGTGTTGCCGTTGTTCCGTGATTTTGCGCCGCTGGCCCTCGGTGTCACCGAAGAGGCGAAACGCGATCAGGTGACGTTGCCGGCCCTCTCCTATAAGACAGAGAAGACTGCCGTCCCCGACGCGACGAAAGCCGTCCTGCAGGGGACGGTGACCGGTCGGTATGAGGATTTGCGCCGCTTTCTGCACAACCTGGAATCGGCCGAGGAACTGTTGTTCATTGAAGACCTCAACTTGATTCGCTCGGGGAATGTGCAGGACCAGCAATTGACCTTCAATATCCGAATTTCGACCTATCTGCGCGGGGAGCATTTGCAGTCCCCGACGCCGTAA